A genomic stretch from Halorhodospira halophila SL1 includes:
- a CDS encoding methyl-accepting chemotaxis protein: MLANWPVRYKLGISFGLIVILMGTSGLLSHWALQDTANENRDAMAYMEQSAMLVEREVEHLSWTNELADSFLLEETFTGELDFTSCAFGEWFYDYQGSEHYESASEALREAVDGLEQPHIALHEVGERIVELQEAGRFDEAEAFYHEEAQPIRRVFQDQLGELREILEAERDRHAKQAAAQQTQAAQITVGSLAITVLFAIGLAALVSRHLTARLRSAVDSLEDIAAGDGDLTRRLDAEGRDEIAELSAAYNRFVDKIHEMVRVVRDSATQMASATEQLQRSAEEDQQGVQNQQERTSEVATAMNEMSASINEIARNTQDTANAAGDASQQSRQGQEGVGHTIETIHDLATNVRDSAEAIRALDEQSARIGQVLEVIRGIADQTNLLALNAAIEAARAGESGRGFTVVAEEVRKLAQKTQDSIGSIQEMVEGIQNGTQQAVQAMERNRQQAEGTVEEASAAGNTLQEITRVVTQIEDMTNQVASAVEQQSQVAEEVNRNLTLISDTAEQTRSSVQDTGQVSQRLAQLAEDLRDQVGRFRV, from the coding sequence ATGCTCGCTAACTGGCCCGTGCGCTACAAGCTCGGTATCTCCTTCGGCCTCATCGTGATCCTGATGGGGACCAGCGGCCTGCTCTCTCACTGGGCCCTGCAGGACACCGCGAACGAGAACCGGGACGCCATGGCCTACATGGAGCAGTCCGCCATGCTGGTCGAGCGTGAGGTCGAGCACCTAAGCTGGACCAACGAGCTGGCGGACAGCTTTTTGCTCGAAGAGACCTTCACCGGGGAGCTGGACTTCACCTCATGCGCCTTCGGCGAGTGGTTCTACGACTACCAGGGGTCGGAGCACTACGAATCGGCCAGTGAGGCGTTGCGCGAGGCCGTCGACGGCCTCGAACAACCGCACATTGCGCTGCACGAGGTCGGCGAGCGGATCGTCGAGCTGCAGGAAGCCGGGCGTTTCGACGAGGCCGAGGCCTTCTACCATGAAGAGGCACAGCCCATTCGGCGGGTATTCCAGGATCAGCTCGGCGAACTGCGCGAAATCCTCGAAGCCGAGCGCGACCGCCACGCCAAGCAGGCGGCGGCGCAGCAGACCCAGGCGGCACAGATCACGGTGGGTAGCCTGGCGATCACCGTGCTCTTTGCCATCGGCCTGGCGGCGCTGGTGTCCCGTCACCTCACCGCCCGGCTGCGGAGTGCCGTCGATAGCCTGGAGGACATCGCCGCCGGGGATGGCGACCTGACCCGGCGTCTGGACGCCGAGGGCCGCGACGAGATCGCCGAGCTCAGCGCGGCCTATAACCGCTTCGTCGACAAGATCCACGAGATGGTGCGCGTCGTCCGCGACTCCGCCACCCAGATGGCCTCGGCCACGGAACAGCTGCAGCGCAGCGCCGAGGAGGATCAACAGGGGGTGCAGAACCAGCAAGAGCGGACCTCCGAGGTGGCCACGGCGATGAACGAGATGAGCGCCTCGATCAACGAGATCGCCCGGAACACCCAGGACACGGCGAACGCCGCCGGGGATGCCAGCCAGCAGTCCCGACAGGGTCAGGAGGGCGTCGGCCACACCATCGAGACCATCCACGACCTGGCGACCAATGTCCGTGACTCCGCCGAGGCCATCCGCGCCCTGGATGAGCAGAGCGCACGCATCGGACAGGTCCTTGAGGTCATCCGGGGGATCGCCGACCAGACCAACCTGCTCGCCCTCAACGCAGCCATCGAGGCGGCACGGGCTGGCGAGAGCGGACGCGGGTTCACCGTAGTCGCCGAGGAGGTGCGCAAGCTCGCGCAGAAGACCCAGGACTCCATTGGCAGCATCCAGGAGATGGTCGAAGGCATCCAGAACGGCACCCAGCAGGCGGTGCAAGCTATGGAGCGCAACCGTCAGCAGGCCGAGGGGACCGTGGAAGAGGCCTCCGCCGCCGGGAACACCCTCCAGGAGATCACGCGCGTGGTGACGCAGATCGAGGACATGACCAACCAGGTCGCCAGCGCGGTGGAACAGCAGTCCCAGGTGGCCGAAGAGGTCAATCGCAACCTGACGCTGATCAGCGATACGGCCGAGCAAACG
- the tssJ gene encoding type VI secretion system lipoprotein TssJ, translated as MALLLCAWAAAGCTPRVELDMTAGPQLNPGPQGEPLSVLLRVYQLDDRTPFEDADRAALTRDDRAALGGWEQRRELVLQPGERKEVELEMADPAGYLAVAVFYLDEQAERWRLLEPLPESFLGMRPGQRITLALDGGALWAGSEAERRRAAWQREDVAGQRSAGL; from the coding sequence GTGGCACTGCTCCTGTGTGCCTGGGCGGCAGCAGGGTGTACGCCCCGGGTCGAACTCGACATGACCGCCGGGCCTCAGCTCAACCCTGGACCGCAGGGGGAACCGCTCTCGGTCCTCCTGCGAGTCTATCAGCTCGACGACCGCACGCCCTTCGAAGACGCGGACCGCGCGGCACTGACCCGGGATGACCGCGCCGCGCTGGGCGGCTGGGAGCAGCGGCGCGAGCTGGTCCTGCAACCCGGCGAGCGCAAGGAAGTCGAGCTGGAGATGGCCGACCCGGCCGGTTATCTGGCAGTGGCCGTCTTCTACCTCGATGAGCAGGCCGAGCGCTGGCGTCTCCTGGAGCCTTTGCCGGAATCCTTCCTGGGGATGCGCCCCGGCCAGAGGATCACCCTGGCGCTGGATGGGGGTGCGCTGTGGGCGGGCAGCGAGGCCGAGCGCAGGCGCGCCGCCTGGCAGCGGGAGGATGTCGCCGGGCAGCGTTCGGCAGGGCTTTGA